A stretch of Henckelia pumila isolate YLH828 chromosome 4, ASM3356847v2, whole genome shotgun sequence DNA encodes these proteins:
- the LOC140861767 gene encoding beta-D-xylosidase 4-like — translation MLPEAVMFTSALKYNKFMGPVPGATSFPQVIQTAATFNVSLFEAIGRVGFIVTSCLLNENHDFFRLAINTVRDDIIGRNETFQCLALTLVGNIGGREFAESLALDVQKLLVIEYQFEGSMLMQLSMMLNFYLAPDF, via the exons ATGCTACCCGAAG CCGTGATGTTTACTTCTGCTTTGAAATACAACAAGTTTATGGGCCCAGTTCCGGGAGCCACTAGCTTCCCTCAAGTCATTCAAACTGCAGCAACTTTCAATGTATCCCTGTTTGAAGCCATTGGGAGG GTTGGATTTATAGTCACATCATGCCTTCTCAATGAGAATCATGATTTTTTTAGACTAGCAATTAATACAGTGCGGGATGATATTATCGGGCGTAATGAGACTTTTCAGTGTCTAGCTTTAACATTG GTTGGAAATATTGGTGGGAGAGAATTTGCTGAATCCCTAGCTCTTGATGTTCAAAAATTACTCGTTATTGAATACCAATTTGAAGGATCCATGTTGATGCAGCTATCAATGATGCTAAACTTTTATCTTGCTCCAGATTTCTAG